A region from the Benincasa hispida cultivar B227 chromosome 8, ASM972705v1, whole genome shotgun sequence genome encodes:
- the LOC120084058 gene encoding LOW QUALITY PROTEIN: putative protease Do-like 14 (The sequence of the model RefSeq protein was modified relative to this genomic sequence to represent the inferred CDS: deleted 1 base in 1 codon), with protein MDPGHFHCMMDVRNFVGLSLCSSGVSPGLPSGEKKESSCLSRDTIANATADVGPAVVNISFSHGIYGIASAKSMESGTIIDKDGTILTCAHVVADFRGPRAASKGKAKVTLQDGRTFEGTVVNADFHSDIAIVKINSKTPLPMEKLGSSSKLRPGDWVVGIGCPLSLQNTVTTGIVSFVDRKSSDLGLGGMGREYLQTDCAINVGNSGGALVNVDGEVVGVNIMKVDDAVGLSFAVPIDSVSKITEQFKKRGYNNFKDYLL; from the exons atggatcctggtcaCTTCCATTGCATGATG GATGTGAGAAATTTTGTAGGACTTTCGTTATGTTCTTCAGGAGTCAGTCCTGGTCTACCATCTGGTGAAAAGAAGGAATCATCATGTTTGAGTAGAGATACAATTGCAAATGCAACAGCAGATGTTGGC CCCGCTGTTGTGAATATATCGTTTTCACATG GTATTTACGGAATTGCTTCTGCTAAAAGTATGGAATCCGGAACAATTATTGACAAGGATGGCACAATTTTAACATGTGCTCATGTTGTGGCTGATTTTCGTGGTCCACGAGCTGCATCCAAAGGAAAGGCAA AGGTTACTTTACAAGATGGTCGAACATTTGAAGGGACAGTAGTGAATGCTGATTTTCACTCTGATATTGCCATTGTGAAAATCAATTCTAAAACCCCTCTTCCCATGGAAAAACTTGGTTCTTCAAGCAAGCTCCGACCTGGTGATTGGGTTGTAGGAATTGGATGTCCACTTTCGCTTCAGAATACTGTCACAACTGGTATAGTAAG TTTTGTTGATCGTAAGAGTAGTGATTTGGGTCTTGGTGGAATGGGAAGGGAATATCTACAAACAGACTGTGCAATTAATGTG GGAAATTCTGGGGGCGCTCTTGTTAATGTTGATGGAGAAGTTGTTGGTGTAAACATTATGAAAGTTGATGATGCTGTTGGTTTAAGTTTTGCCGTACCAATTGATTCAGTCTCCAAAATTACAGAGCAATTCAAGAAAAGAGGGTATAACAATTTTAAAGACTATTTGTTGTGA